One genomic region from Capra hircus breed San Clemente chromosome 18, ASM170441v1, whole genome shotgun sequence encodes:
- the LOC102168381 gene encoding cytochrome P450 2A13, whose product MLASGLLLVALLACLTIMVLMSVWRQRNLKGKLPPGPTPLPFIGNYLQLNTEQMYNSLMKISERYGPVFTIHLGTRQIVVLCGYDAVKEALVDQAEEFSGRGEQATFDWLFKGYGVAFSNGERAKQLRRFSITTLRDFGVGKRGIEERIQEEAGFLIEAFRGTRGAFIDPTFFLSRTVSNVISSIVFGDRFDYENKEFLSLLRMMLGSFQFTATSTGQLYEMFYSVMKYLPGPQQQAFKELQGLEDFIAKKVEQNQRTLDPNSPRDFIDSFLIRMQEEKENPNTEFYMKNLVLTTLNLFFAGTETVSTTMRYGFLLLMKHPDVEAKIHEEIDRVIGKNRQPKFEDRAKMPYTEAVIHEIQRFGDMIPMGLARRVTKDTKFRDFLLPKGTEVFPMLGSVLRDPKFFSNPRDFNPQHFLDEKGQFKKNDAFVPFSIGKRYCFGEGLARMELFLFFTTIMQNFRFKSPQSPQDINVSPKLVGFATIPPNYTMSFLPR is encoded by the exons ATGCTGGCCTCAGGGCTGCTCCTCGTGGCTTTGCTGGCCTGTCTGACCATCATGGTCTTGATGTCTGTCTGGCGGCAAAGGAACCTCAAAGGGAAATTGCCTCCAGGGCCCACTCCTCTGCCCTTCATCGGGAACTACCTGCAGCTGAACACCGAACAGATGTACAACTCCCTCATGAAG ATCAGCGAGCGCTACGGCCCCGTGTTCACGATCCACCTGGGGACCCGGCAGATCGTGGTGCTGTGCGGCTATGATGCTGTGAAGGAGGCTCTGGTGGACCAGGCTGAAGAATTCAGTGGGCGAGGCGAGCAGGCTACATTTGACTGGCTCTTCAAAGGCTATG GAGTGGCTTTCAGCAACGGGGAGCGCGCCAAGCAGCTCCGGCGCTTCTCAATTACGACGCTGCGGGACTTCGGCGTGGGCAAGCGCGGCATCGAAGAGCGCATCCAGGAGGAGGCGGGCTTCCTCATCGAGGCCTTCCGGGGCACTCGCG GCGCCTTCATCGATCCCACCTTCTTCCTGAGCCGAACGGTCTCCAATGTCATCAGCTCCATTGTCTTTGGGGACCGCTTTGACTACGAGAACAAAGAGTTCCTGTCACTACTGCGAATGATGCTGGGAAGCTTCCAGTTCACCGCTACGTCTACCGGGCAG CTCTACGAGATGTTCTACTCAGTGATGAAATATCTGCCAGGGCCACAGCAGCAGGCCTTTAAGGAGCTGCAGGGACTGGAGGACTTCATAGCCAAGAAGGTGGAACAAAACCAGCGCACACTGGACCCCAACTCCCCACGGGACTTCATCGACTCCTTCCTCATCCGCATGCAGGAG GAGAAGGAGAATCCCAACACGGAGTTCTACATGAAGAACCTGGTGCTAACAACCCTGAACCTCTTCTTTGCGGGCACTGAGACGGTCAGCACGACCATGCGGTATGGCTTCCTGCTGCTCATGAAGCACCCAGATGTGGAGG CCAAAATCCATGAGGAGATTGACCGCGTGATTGGCAAGAACCGTCAGCCCAAGTTTGAGGACCGGGCCAAGATGCCCTACACAGAGGCTGTGATCCACGAGATCCAGAGATTCGGAGACATGATCCCCATGGGCCTGGCCCGCAGAGTCACCAAGGATACCAAGTTTCGAGACTTCCTCCTCCCCAAG GGCACCGAAGTGTTCCCTATGCTGGGTTCCGTGCTGAGAGACCCCAAGTTCTTCTCCAACCCCCGAGATTTCAATCCCCAGCACTTCCTGGACGAGAAGGGGCAATTTaagaagaatgatgcttttgtgCCCTTCTCCATCG GAAAGCGGTACTGTTTCGGAGAAGGCCTCGCCAGAATGGAGCTCTTCCTCTTCTTCACCACCATCATGCAGAACTTCCGCTTCAAGTCCCCACAGTCGCCCCAGGACATCAACGTGTCCCCCAAACTCGTGGGCTTTGCCACTATCCCTCCAAACTACACCATGAGCTTCCTGCCCCGTTGA